Proteins encoded by one window of Babylonia areolata isolate BAREFJ2019XMU chromosome 8, ASM4173473v1, whole genome shotgun sequence:
- the LOC143284900 gene encoding globin-like — protein MNCVDINSGPHVLDTDQAGSVSGVPAVSGDDGRDAVTGLSAQDRHAIRHSWALVSQDLQGNGTNFMIRFFEDYPHNQDSFTEFRDVSLSELRHHPGLEQHAMRVMRALTTIVDSIDDSHVLVSVLHKTVDSHLTRSIRASQFTELLDVFGRFLADGLGEQFTADMATAWQIAVTAILAVVGARVKEQVIDPTLPPSDLTPTHSS, from the exons cggGCCTCACGTGCTGGACACGGACCAGGCGGGCAGTGTGAGCGGAGTGCCGGCAGTGTCCGGTGACGATGGGCGTGACGCCGTGACGGGGCTGAGCGCCCAGGACCGACACGCCATCCGCCACAGCTGGGCCCTCGTCAGCCAGGACCTTCAGGGCAACGGCACCAACTTCATGATCAG ATTCTTTGAGGACTACCCACACAACCAGGACTCTTTCACGGAGTTCCGTGACGTCAGCCTGTCGGAATTACGTCATCACCCAGGTCTGGAGCAGCACGCCATGAGGGTGATGCGGGCCCTGACCACCATAGTGGACAGCATCGACGATTCTCACGTGCTGGTCAGCGTCCTGCACAAGACAGTGGACAGTCACTTGACCAGGAGTATCAGAGCTTCCCAGTTCACA GAACTACTGGACGTTTTTGGCCGTTTTCTGGCCGACGGCCTTGGGGAGCAGTTCACGGCCGACATGGCCACGGCCTGGCAGATCGCCGTCACGGCCATCCTGGCCGTTGTGGGGGCCAGGGTCAAAGAGCAGGTCATTGACCCAACCTTGCCGCCCTCCGACTTGACACCCACACATAGCTCC TGA